The window CATCGGCGCCCTGCCCGACTTCGATAAGAAGATCTCCACCATAAGGAGCCGCGGCATCTTCTGTTCGCTTATACTGCAGAGCGTCAGCCAGATTCAGAGCCGGTACCCGGGCGACGTGTGGTCAAGCATAATCGGCAACTGCGCCAGCAAACTGCTGCTTGGCGCGAACGACATAGTAACGACGAAATATATCAAAGAGATACTCGGCGTCGCGACGGTGG is drawn from Dehalococcoidia bacterium and contains these coding sequences:
- a CDS encoding conjugal transfer protein TraG; translation: MRQGAGCLAYNIGALPDFDKKISTIRSRGIFCSLILQSVSQIQSRYPGDVWSSIIGNCASKLLLGANDIVTTKYIKEILGVATVDVESRKRKEIKQLQHLFERTEIARSTRQRYLLTDDEIMRLPQDKAILMMYPHKPLMLKK